The following are encoded in a window of Phragmites australis chromosome 22, lpPhrAust1.1, whole genome shotgun sequence genomic DNA:
- the LOC133904835 gene encoding E3 ubiquitin-protein ligase UPL1-like: protein MAAHRASFPLRLQQILSGSRAVSPAIKVESDPPANVKAFIDRVINLPLHDIAIPLSGFRWEFNKGNFHHWKPLFMHFDEYFKTYISSRKDLLLSDDMDEADPLPKNTILKILRVMQIVLDNCQNKSSFAGLEYFKLLLASSDPEIVVVALETLATLVKINPSKLHMNGKLISCGAINSHLLSLAQGWGSKEEGLGLYSCVVANERNQQEGLCLFPADMENKYDGTQHRPGSTLHFEYNLGPAQDPDQTSDKSNSSSLCVIHIPDMHLRKEDDLSILKQCMDKFNVPPEHRFALFTRIRYAHAFNSVGTCRLYSRISLLSFIVLVQSSDAHDELTSFFTNEPEYINELIRLVRSEDFVPGPIRALAMLALGAQLAAYASSHERARILSGSSIISAGGNRMVLLSVLQKAISSLNSPNDTSSPLIVDALLQFFLLHVLSSSSSGTTIRGSGMVPPLLPLLQDNDPSHIHLVCLAVKTLQKLMEYSSPAVSLFKDLGGVELLSQRLHVEVQRVIGTTDGHNSMVTNDAVKSEEDQLYSQKRLIKALLKALGSATYSPGNPARSQSSQDNSLPVSLSLIFQNVEKFGGDIYFSAVTVMSEIIHKDPTCFPALKELGLPDAFLSSVTAGVIPSCKALICVPNGLGAICLNNQGLEAVRETAALRYLVDIFTSRKYLIPMNEGVVLLAHAVEELLRHVQSLRSTGVDIIIEIISKLRSSQEDKSNETATSEEKTDMETDAEGRDLVSAMDSSLVGTNDEQFSHFSIFHVMVLVHRTMENSETCRLFVEKGGLQALLTLLLRPSITQSSGGMPIALHSTMVFKGFTQHHSTPLARAFCSSLREHLKNALQELDEVYSSIEMTKLEKGAIPSLFVVEFLLFLAASKDNRWINALLSEFGDASREVLEDVGRVHREVLWQISLFEEKKIDSEASSSSSANEAQQPDSSVSDIDDNRYTSFRQYLDPLLRRRGSGWNIESQVSDLINIYRDIGRAASDSQRAGTDRYSSLGLPSSSQDQSSSSSDANASTRSEDDKKRSEHSSCCDMMRSLSYHINHLFTELGKAMLLTSRRENSPVNLSPSVISVAGNIASIVLEHLNFEGHTISSEREITVTTKCRYLGKVVEFIDGILLDRPESCNPIMVKSFYSRGVIQAILTTFQATSELLFTMSRPPSSPMETDSKTVKEGKETDSSWIYGPLSSYGAIMDHLVTSSFILSSSTRQLLEQPIFNGIVRFPQDAERFMKLLQSKVLKTVLPIWAHPHFPECNVELISSITSIMRHVCSGVEVKNTVANGGARLTGPPPDENAISLIVEMGFSRARAEEALRQVGTNSVEIATDWLFSHPEEPQEEEDELARALAMSLGNSDTSTQDEDSKSNDLELEEETVQLPPIDEILYSCLRLLQTKETLAFPVRDMLVTISSQNDGQNRVKVITYLIDNLKQCVIASEPLKDTALSALFHVLALIFHGDTAAREVASKAGLVKVALGLLCSWELEPMESEITEVPNWVTSCFLSVDRMLQLDPKLPDVTELDVLKKDNSNMKTSVVIDDSKKKDSESLSSVGLLELEDQKQLLKICCKCIQKQLPSATMHAVLQLCATLTKVHAAAICFLESSGLNALLSLPPSSLFSGFNNVSSTIIRHILEDPHTLQQAMELEIRHSLVTAANRHANPRVTPRNFVQNLAFVVCRDPVIFMKAAQAVCQIEMVGDRPYVLLKDREKEKSKEKEKDKSADKATGAVTKVTSGVMAAVSPSSAQGKQPDLNARNVKSHRKPQQSFVTVIEHLLNLVMSFVPPPRAEDQPDVVSGVASSSDMDIDCSSAKGKGKAVAVTPEESKHAIQEVTASLAKNASVLKLLTDVLLTYASSIQIVLRHDAELSSMHGSNRASTDLSSGGIFNRILQHFLPYAIKQKKEKKTDGDWRYKLATRASQFLVASSIRSAEGRKRIFSEICSIFVNFTDSSMAYKAPISRMNVYVDLLNDILTARSPTGSSLTAESAVTFVEVGLVQSLSRTLQVLDLDHPDSAKIVTAIVKALEVVTKEHVHSSDFNAKGENSSKIASDNNNVDSSSNRFQALDSTSQPTAMVTDHRVTLNAVQTSQSSDSVADEMDHDRDMDGGFVRDGADDFMHDMTEDGTGNESTMEIRFEIPRNREEDMADDDEDTDEDMSGDDGEEVDEDDEDEENNNLEEDDARQMSHPDTDQDDHEMDEEEFDEDLLEEDDDEDEDEEGVILRLEEGINGINVFDHIEVFGGSNNLSGDTLRVMPLDIFGTRRQGRSTSIYNLLGRASDHGVLDHPLLEEPSSMLHLPHQGQPENLVEMAFSDRNHESSSSRLDAIFRSLRSGRNGHRFNMWLDDNPQRSGSALPAVPEGIEELLISHLRRPTPEQPDGQRTPAGVDQENDQPNNGSEAEAREAAPAEQNENNENAVNPVVRSGLDGSESAGPAPPHSDALQRDVSNASEHATEMQYERSDAGARDVEAVSQASSGSGATLGESLRSLEVEIGSVEGHDDGDRHGASDRLPLGDMQAAARSRRLSGSAVPVSSRDVSLGSVSEVPQNPIQESDQNANEGNQEPNRAADTDSIDPTFLEALPEDLRAEVLSSRQNQVVQASNEQPQNDDDIDPEFLAALPPDIREEVLAQQRAQRLQQSHELEGQPVEMDAVSIIATFPSEIREEVLLTSPDTLLATLTPALVAEANMLRERFAHRYHSGSLFGMNSRSRRGESSRRGEIMGAGLDRNGGDSSRSTSKPIETEGASLVDEDALKALIRLLRVVQPLYKGQLQRLLLNLCAHRESRKSLVKILVDMLMLDLQGSSKKSIDATEPPFRLYGCRANITYSRPQSSDGVPPLVSRRVLETLTYLARSHPNVAKLLLFLEFPCPSRCHIEALDQRPGKAVLIEGEGQKAFALVLLLTLLNQPLYMRSVAHLEQLLNLLEVVMLNAENEINQAKLEASSEKPSGPENAVQDAQDDANVSGSSGSNSNAEDSIKAPIVDNENNLQAVLQSLPQPELRLLCSLLAHDGLSDNAYLLVAEVLKKIVALAPFFCCHFINELARSMQNLTLCAMKELRLYENSEKALLSSSSANGTAILRVVQALSSLVTTLQVKKDPELPAEKDHSDAVSQISEINTALDDLWLELSNCISKIESSSEYMLNLSPTSANAASLTTGVAPPLPAGTQNILPYIESFFVTCEKLRPGQPDAVQEASTSDMEDASTSSGGQRSSGGQASLDEKHNAFVKFSEKHRRLLNAFIRQNPGLLEKSFSLMLKIPRLIDFDNKRAYFRSKIKHQHDHHHHSPMRISVRRAYILEDSYNQLRMRSPQELKGRLTVHFQGEEGIDAGGLTREWYQLLSRVIFDKGALLFTTVGNDLTFQPNPNSVYQTEHLSYFKFVGRVVGKALFDCQLLDAHFTRSFYKHILGVKVTYHDIEAIDPAYYKNLKWMLENDISDVLDVNFTMDADEEKRILYEKAEVTDCELIPGGRNIRVTEENKHEYVNRVAEHRLTTAIRPQINAFMEGFDELVPRELISIFNDKELELLISGLPDIDLDDLKANTEYSGYSIASPVIQWFWEIVQGFSKEDKARFLQFVTGTSKVPLEGFSALQGISGPQRFQIHKAYGSTNHLPSAHTCFNQLDLPEYTSKEQLQERLLLAIHEANEGFGFG from the exons ATGGCGGCGCACAGGGCCAGCTTCCCGCTGCGCCTGCAGCAGATCCTGTCCGGGAGCCGCGCCGTCTCGCCCGCGATCAAGGTCGAGTCCGACCCG CCTGCAAATGTTAAAGCATTTATTGATCGAGTAATCAATCTTCCGCTACATGACATTGCGATACCACTGTCAGGCTTCCGTTGGGAGTTCAATAAG GGAAATTTTCACCACTGGAAGCCTTTATTTATGCATTTCGACGAATATTTCAAGACATACATTTCTTCTAGGAAGGATCTTCTTTTATCTGATGATATGGACGAGGCTGATCCTTTGCCAAAAAATACCATCTTGAAAATTTTAAGAGTTATGCAGATTGTTTTGGATAATTGCCAGAATAAAAGTTCTTTTGCTGGTCTTGAG TATTTTAAGCTTCTCCTGGCATCGTCAGACCCTGAGATAGTTGTGGTGGCTTTGGAAACTCTTGCTACACTGGTGAAAATAAATCCTTCAAAGTTGCATATGAATGGAAAGCTAATAAGCTGCGGAGCTATAAACAGCCACCTTCTATCATTGGCCCAAGGATGGGGCAGCAAGGAGGAAGGTCTAGGCTTATATTCTTGTGTTGTGGCAAATGAGCGAAATCAGCAGGAGGGTTTATGCTTATTCCCAGCAGACATGGAGAACAAATATGATGGCACACAGCATCGTCCTGGTTCGACTCTTCATTTTGAGTATAATTTGGGTCCTGCCCAAGATCCTGACCAAACTAGTGACAAGAGCAACTCATCTAGTTTGTGTGTGATACATATTCCAGACATGCATCTTCGGAAGGAGGATGACTTGAGCATACTGAAGCAATGTATGGATAAGTTCAATGTGCCTCCAGAGCACAGGTTTGCATTGTTTACAAGGATACGATATGCCCATGCCTTCAATTCTGTAGGGACATGCAGGCTTTATAGCCGAATAAGTCTTCTTTCCTTCATTGTTCTGGTGCAATCCAGTGATGCTCATGACGAACTCACATCTTTCTTTACAAATGAGCCAGAGTACATAAATGAATTAATCAGGCTTGTTCGGTCAGAAGATTTTGTTCCTGGGCCCATTCGTGCACTGGCTATGCTGGCGCTGGGAGCACAGCTAGCAGCATATGCATCATCTCATGAGCGTGCTAGGATACTGAGTGGATCAAGTATCATCTCTGCTGGTGGAAATCGTATGGTCTTGCTCAGTGTCCTGCAGAAAGCAATATCATCACTCAATAGTCCTAATGATACCTCATCTCCTCTAATTGTTGATGCCCTTCTTCAATTTTTTCTGCTCCATGTACTGTCTTCATCAAGTTCTGGGACTACCATTAGAGGTTCAGGGATGGTTCCTCCCCTCTTGCCCCTCCTGCAAGATAATGATCCTTCTCACATTCATCTTGTCTGTTTGGCAGTAAAGACTCTCCAGAAGCTGATGGAGTACAGCAGCCCTGCTGTTTCTCTGTTTAAAGATTTGGGTGGTGTAGAGCTTTTGTCGCAGAGGCTACATGTAGAAGTGCAGCGTGTTATTGGTACTACTGATGGTCATAATTCAATGGTTACCAATGATGCAGTGAAATCAGAAGAGGACCAACTGTACTCCCAGAAGCGATTGATTAAAGCTTTGCTCAAGGCATTGGGATCTGCTACATATTCTCCTGGAAATCCTGCACGTTCTCAAAGCTCCCAAGATAATTCATTGCCTGTCTCACTTTCCCTTATATTTCAGAATGTAGAGAAGTTTGGAGGCGACATTTATTTTTCAGCAGTTACTGTTATGAGCGAGATAATTCATAAGGATCCTACATGCTTTCCTGCTTTGAAGGAGCTTGGCCTTCCAGATGCTTTTCTGTCATCAGTGACTGCTGGTGTAATACCATCTTGTAAAGCTCTTATTTGTGTTCCTAATGGCCTGGGTGCAATCTGCCTCAATAACCAAGGGCTCGAGGCTGTCAGGGAAACTGCAGCACTACGTTATCTTGTAGACATCTTCACTAGCAGGAAATACTTGATACCAATGAATGAGGGTGTGGTCCTTTTAGCTCATGCAGTGGAGGAGCTTCTTCGTCATGTGCAATCCCTGAGGAGTACTGGAGTTGACATAATTATCGAAATAATCAGCAAACTTCGTTCATCTCAGGAAGATAAAAGCAATGAAACAGCCACCTCTGAAGAAAAAACAGATATGGAAACTGATGCTGAAGGTCGTGATTTAGTAAGTGCTATGGATTCCAGTTTGGTGGGCACTAATGATGAGCAGTTTTCTCATTTTAGCATTTTCCATGTGATGGTATTGGTGCACCGGACAATGGAAAACTCTGAAACATGCCGGTTATTTGTTGAAAAGGGAGGTCTACAGGCTCTGTTGACACTCTTGTTGAGGCCTAGCATCACACAGTCATCTGGAGGGATGCCTATTGCTTTGCATAGCACGATGGTATTCAAGGGCTTTACACAGCATCACTCTACTCCGCTTGCACGTGCATTTTGCTCCTCTTTAAGAGAGCATTTGAAGAATGCATTGCAGGAACTTGATGAAGTTTATAGTTCAATTGAAATGACCAAGTTAGAAAAAGGAGCCATCCCATCTCTGTTCGTTGTTGAATTTTTGCTATTCCTAGCTGCCTCAAAAGATAATCGTTGGATCAATGCTTTGCTATCAGAATTTGGAGATGCCAGCAGGGAGGTCCTGGAAGATGTTGGACGAGTTCACCGAGAAGTACTTTGGCAAATTTCACTTTTTGAAGAAAAGAAGATCGACTCTGAAGCCAGTTCATCTTCTTCAGCAAACGAAGCCCAGCAACCTGACTCGTCTGTCAGCGACATTGATGATAACAGATACACTTCTTTCAGGCAATATCTTGATCCACTTTTAAGGCGAAGGGGTTCTGGGTGGAACATAGAGTCTCAGGTGTCTGACCTCATTAATATCTATCGTGACATTGGCCGTGCAGCTAGTGACTCTCAGAGAGCTGGTACCGATAGGTATTCTAGTTTAGGGTTGCCCTCAAGTTCCCAGGACCAGTCTTCCAGTTCATCTGATGCAAATGCTAGCACAAGATCAGAAGATGACAAGAAAAGATCTGAGCATTCGTCCTGCTGTGACATGATGAGGTCTCTCTCGTACCATATCAACCATCTTTTTACGGAGCTTGGGAAAGCAATGCTGCTCACATCTCGTCGAGAAAACAGTCCTGTAAATTTATCCCCATCTGTTATATCTGTTGCTGGCAATATTGCTTCTATTGTGTTGGAGCACCTCAATTTTGAAGGGCACACAATCAGTTCTGAGAGGGAGATTACTGTTACCACAAAGTGCCGATACCTCGGGAAGGTGGTTGAGTTCATTGATGGAATACTATTAGATAGGCCGGAATCTTGTAATCCAATTATGGTGAAATCATTTTATAGCCGTGGTGTCATTCAGGCCATCCTAACCACGTTTCAAGCTACCAGTGAGTTGCTCTTCACGATGAGCAGGCCACCGTCATCACCTATGGAGACAGATAGTAAAACTGTGAAGGAAGGAAAGGAGACGGATTCTTCATGGATTTATGGTCCCCTCTCCAGCTATGGAGCAATTATGGACCAtcttgtgacttcatcatttatTCTCTCTTCATCAACTAGACAATTACTTGAGCAGCCTATTTTTAATGGAATTGTCAGGTTTCCACAAGATGCTGAGAGGTTCATGAAGTTGCTTCAGTCAAAGGTGTTGAAGACAGTTCTTCCCATCTGGGCTCATCCCCACTTTCCAGAATGCAACGTTGAGTTGATCAGTTCAATCACATCCATAATGAGACATGTTTGCTCTGGGGTGGAAGTGAAAAACACTGTTGCCAATGGTGGTGCCCGTTTGACTGGTCCACCCCCTGATGAGAATGCAATTTCACTGATTGTAGAGATGGGTTTTTCTCGTGCCAGGGCTGAAGAAGCATTAAGACAAGTTGGAACAAACAGTGTCGAAATAGCAACTGATTGGTTATTCTCACACCCAGAGGAACcacaagaggaggaggatgaacttGCTCGGGCTCTTGCAATGTCTCTTGGGAATTCTGATACATCAACACAAGACGAAGATAGTAAGTCCAACGATCTTGAGCTGGAAGAAGAAACAGTTCAGCTTCCTCCCATAGATGAAATATTATATTCATGTCTCCGACTGCTTCAGACAAAGGAAACATTAGCTTTCCCGGTCAGGGACATGCTTGTGACTATCAGCTCACAGAATGATGGCCAAAACCGAGTAAAGGTGATTACATATTTGATTGATAATCTGAAACAGTGTGTGATAGCATCTGAGCCTTTAAAAGATACAGCATTATCTGCTCTTTTTCATGTTCTTGCTTTGATTTTCCATGGAGATACTGCTGCCCGGGAAGTCGCCTCAAAGGCAGGTCTTGTGAAGGTTGCTTTGGGTCTGCTTTGCAGCTGGGAGTTGGAGCCTATGGAAAGTGAGATAACTGAGGTTCCAAATTGGGTGACTTCCTGTTTTCTTTCTGTTGATAGGATGCTTCAGTTGGATCCGAAGTTGCCAGATGTTACAGAGCTTGATGTCCTGAAAAAGGataattcaaatatgaaaaCATCAGTTGTGATTGATGACAGCAAGAAAAAGGATTCAGAATCCTTGTCAAGTGTTGGCCTATTGGAATTGGAGGACCAGAAGCAACTTTTGAAGATCTGTTGCAAATGTATTCAAAAGCAGTTGCCTTCTGCTACTATGCATGCTGTTCTTCAGCTTTGTGCTACACTGACAAAAGTTCATGCTGCTGCTATTTGTTTTCTTGAGTCCAGTGGTCTGAATGCGTTGCTATCTTTGCCGCCAAGTAGCTTGTTTTCTGGATTCAACAACGTGTCTTCTACAATCATTCGTCATATTTTGGAGGATCCCCACACCCTTCAGCAAGCAATGGAATTGGAGATACGTCACAGTCTTGTCACGGCTGCTAACCGGCATGCAAATCCCAGGGTTACCCCACGCAATTTTGTCCAGAATTTGGCATTTGTTGTATGTAGGGACCCAGTGATATTTATGAAAGCTGCCCAAGCTGTGTGCCAGATTGAGATGGTTGGAGATAGACCATATGTTCTGTTGAAGGATCGcgagaaagaaaagagcaaggagaaagagaaggaCAAGTCAGCTGATAAGGCAACAGGTGCTGTCACAAAGGTAACATCAGGGGTCATGGCTGCAGTATCTCCTTCAAGTGCTCAAGGGAAACAGCCTGATTTGAATGCAAGGAATGTGAAATCTCACCGCAAGCCACAACAAAGCTTTGTCACCGTTATAGAGCATCTCTTAAATCTGGTTATGTCCTTTGTTCCACCACCCCGAGCAGAGGATCAACCTGATGTTGTCTCTGGTGTTGCCTCATCCTCAGACATGGATATTGACTGCAGTTCTGCAAAAGGGAAAGGGAAAGCTGTGGCTGTGACGCCTGAAGAGAGCAAGCATGCCATCCAAGAGGTTACTGCATCCCTTGCTAAAAATGCATCCGTCCTTAAGCTGCTGACAGATGTATTGTTGACTTATGCGTCATCCATTCAAATTGTCCTTCGCCATGATGCTGAGTTGAGCAGCATGCATGGCTCTAATCGGGCAAGTACTGATTTAAGCAGTGGTGGAATCTTTAATCGTATCTTGCAGCATTTCCTTCCTTATGCTATAaagcaaaagaaagagaagaaaactgATGGGGATTGGAGGTATAAATTGGCAACAAGGGCTAGTCAGTTCTTGGTGGCATCGTCTATTCGTTCTGCAGAGGGTCGAAAAAGGATTTTTTCTGAAATCTGCAGTATATTTGTTAACTTCACTGACTCTTCTATGGCTTACAAAGCCCCAATTTCAAGGATGAATGTGTATGTTGATTTGCTGAATGATATTCTGACAGCCCGGTCACCAACTGGCTCCTCGCTGACAGCAGAATCTGCGGTTACATTTGTTGAAGTTGGTCTTGTTCAATCTCTATCAAGAACCCTTCAAGTTCTTGATTTGGATCACCCTGATTCAGCCAAGATTGTTACTGCTATTGTTAAGGCCCTGGAGGTGGTCACTAAGGAACATGTTCATTCATCAGATTTTAATGCCAAAGGAGAGAACTCATCAAAGATTGCCTCTGACAACAATAATGTAGATTCGTCATCTAATAGGTTCCAGGCTCTTGACTCAACTTCTCAGCCCACTGCAATGGTTACTGATCACAGGGTAACATTGAATGCTGTTCAAACGTCACAAAGTTCAGATTCAGTGGCAGATGAGATGGATCATGACCGTGATATGGATGGAGGGTTTGTTCGTGACGGTGCAGATGATTTTATGCATGACATGACTGAAGATGGAACTGGTAATGAATCCACAATGGAAATCAGATTTGAAATTCCACGCAATAGAGAGGAGGATATggctgatgatgatgaagacactGATGAAGATATGTCAGGAGATGATGGTGAGGaggttgatgaagatgatgaagatgaggagaatAACAACctggaggaagatgatgcccgTCAGATGTCTCATCCTGACACAGATCAGGATGACCATGAAATGGATGAAGAAGAATTTGATGAGGATCTGTTAGAAGAagatgacgatgaagatgaggatgaggaAGGTGTCATCCTTCGCCTGGAGGAGGGGATTAACGGAATTAATGTGTTCGACCACATTGAAGTTTTTGGAGGGAGCAACAATTTGTCTGGGGATACACTGCGTGTGATGCCTTTGGACATTTTTGGTACAAGACGGCAAGGCCGTAGTACATCCATATACAATCTTCTTGGAAGAGCAAGCGATCATGGTGTTCTTGACCACCCACTTTTGGAAGAGCCTTCTTCGATGTTGCACCTTCCACATCAAGGGCAACCAG aaAATCTAGTTGAGATGGCTTTCTCTGATCGAAATCATGAAAGTAGCTCCTCCCGTCTGGATGCTATATTCCGTAGCTTGCGAAGTGGACGGAATGGACACCGTTTTAATATGTGGCTAGATGACAATCCTCAACGCAGTGGGTCTGCTCTCCCTGCAGTACCTGAAGGCATTGAAGAGTTACTGATCTCTCATTTGAGGCGGCCCACTCCTGAACAACCTGATGGCCAGAGAACACCTGCCGGTGTTGATCAAGAAAATGACCAGCCCAACAATGGATCAGAAGCTGAGGCAAGGGAAGCAGCACCAGCAGAACAAAATGAAAACAACGAAAATGCAGTTAATCCTGTAGTAAGGTCTGGGCTAGATGGCTCAGAAAGTGCTGGCCCTGCACCTCCTCACAGTGATGCACTTCAAAGAGATGTGTCCAATGCAAGTGAGCATGCTACAGAGATGCAGTATGAGCGTAGTGATGCAGGTGCACGTGATGTGGAAGCAGTCAGCCAAGCAAGCAGTGGCAGTGGTGCTACTTTAGGGGAGAGCCTCAGAAGTTTAGAAGTTGAAATAGGAAGTGTTGAGGGGCATGATGATGGCGACCGCCATGGGGCTTCAGATCGGCTACCTTTGGGTGATATGCAGGCAGCTGCTCGATCACGGAGGCTGTCTGGAAGTGCTGTGCCAGTAAGCAGCAGGGATGTATCTCTGGGGAGTGTTAGTGAGGTACCTCAAAATCCAATCCAAGAATCTGATCAGAATGCTAACGAGGGGAATCAAGAGCCTAATAGAGCTGCAGACACTGACTCAATTGATCCTACATTTTTGGAGGCCCTTCCAGAGGACTTGCGAGCTGAAGTTCTTTCTTCACGTCAAAATCAAGTGGTTCAGGCTTCTAATGAGCAACCTCAGAATGATGACGATATTGATCCTGAATTCCTTGCTGCACTTCCCCCTGATATACGAGAAGAGGTTCTAGCTCAACAACGTGCCCAAAGGTTGCAACAATCACATGAACTAGAAGGACAGCCAGTTGAAATGGATGCTGTTTCAATTATTGCGACGTTTCCCTCAGAAATTCGTGAAGAG GTGCTTTTGACATCTCCGGACACTCTACTAGCTACACTGACACCTGCTCTAGTTGCTGAAGCCAACATGTTGAGGGAGAGATTTGCTCATCGGTACCATAGTGGCTCACTTTTTGGCATGAACTCCAGGAGCAGGAGAGGTGAGTCCTCCCGACGTGGTGAAATCATGGGAGCAGGCCTTGATAGAAATGGTGGTGATTCCTCCCGATCAACTAGCAAGCCAATTGAGACTGAAGGTGCATCACTAGTTGACGAGGATGCCCTTAAAGCTCTTATTCGTTTGCTTCGAGTTGTTCAG CCTCTATACAAGGGTCAACTGCAGAGGCTTCTCTTGAACCTTTGTGCTCACCGGGAAAGCAGAAAGTCATTGGTTAAAATTCTGGTGGACATGCTTATGCTTGATCTGCAGGGTTCTTCAAAGAAATCAATAGATGCAACTGAGCCGCCTTTTAGGTTATATGGGTGCCGTGCAAATATCACATATTCACGTCCTCAATCTTCAGATG GTGTGCCTCCATTAGTCTCAcgtcgtgtgcttgaaactttgACATACTTGGCAAGAAGTCATCCAAATGTTGCTAAACTCTTGCTGTTTCTCGAATTCCCTTGTCCATCAAGATGTCATATTGAAGCACTTGATCAGAGGCCCGGCAAGGCTGTTCTTATAGAAGGTGAAGGACAGAAGGCCTTTGCTCTTGTTCTGCTGTTAACTCTGTTGAATCAGCCACTTTATATGAGGAGTGTAGCGCATCTTGAACAG TTACTAAACCTTCTTGAAGTTGTTATGCTTAATGCCGAGAATGAAATTAATCAAGCTAAGTTGGAAGCATCATCTGAGAAACCATCTGGACCTGAGAATGCAGTACAAGATGCCCAAGATGATGCCAACGTTtctggatcatctggatcaAATTCAAATGCTGAGGATAGTATTAAAGCCCCTATTGTTGATAACGAAAATAACCTGCAAGCCGTTTTGCAAAGTCTTCCCCAACCAGAGCTTCGATTGCTATGTTCATTGCTTGCACATGATGG ATTGTCAGACAATGCATATCTCCTTGTAGCAGAAGTTTTGAAAAAGATTGTAGCTCTGGCCCCTTTCTTCTGTTGCCATTTCATAAATGAGCTTGCACGTTCAATGCAAAATTTGACACTTTGTGCAATGAAGGAGCTTCGCTTGTACGAGAATTCTGAAAAGGCTCTTCTTAGCTCTTCATCGGCCAATGGAACTGCAATTCTTAGAGTTGTGCAGGCTTTGAGTTCTCTTGTCACCACTCTTCAAGTGAAAAAGGATCCAGAACTTCCTGCTGAAAAGGACCATTCAGATGCAGTTTCCCAGATCTCTGAAATTAACACAGCATTGGATGATTTGTGGTTGGAGCTGAGCAACTGCATAAGCAAAATAGAAAGCTCTTCGGAATACATGTTAAATCTAAGTCCCACTTCTGCAAATGCAGCTTCCTTAACAACAGGTGTAGCACCTCCATTGCCCGCTGGAACCCAGAACATATTACCATATATAGAATCATTTTTCGTGACATGTGAGAAGTTGCGTCCTGGACAACCTGATGCTGTACAAGAGGCTTCAACTTCTGATATGGAAGATGCTTCAACATCTAGTGGTGGGCAGAGATCATCTGGTGGTCAAGCCAGTCTTGATGAGAAGCACAATGCTTTTGTAAAATTCTCAGAGAAACACAGAAGACTGTTGAACGCATTCATCCGCCAAAACCCTGGGTTGCTGGAAAAGTCATTCTCACTAATGTTGAAAATCCCTCGCCTGATTGATTTTGACAACAAACGTGCATATTTCCGGTCTAAAATCAAGCATcaacatgatcatcatcatcatagtcCTATGAGAATTTCTGTGCGCCGTGCATACATTCTTGAGGACTCCTATAATCAGCTTAGGATGCGCTCACCTCAGGAGTTGAAGGGTAGGCTCACTGTTCATTttcaaggagaagaaggaatTGATGCTGGTGGGCTCACAAGAGAGTGGTATCAGTTGCTATCACGAGTGATTTTCGACAAGGGTGCCCTTCTATTTACAACGGTGGGGAATGATTTGACATTTCAACCGAATCCTAACTCTGTATATCAAACTGAGCACCTCTCTTACTTCAAATTTGTTGGACGAGTG GTTGGCAAAGCTCTCTTCGATTGTCAGCTTTTGGATGCCCATTTTACTAGATCTTTCTACAAACACATACTTGGTGTCAAGGTTACATACCATGACATTGAAGCCATTGATCCTGCGTACTACAAGAATTTGAAATGGATGCTTGAG AATGACATAAGTGATGTTTTGGATGTCAACTTCACCATGGATGCAGACGAAGAGAAGCGGATATTGTATGAGAAGGCAGAG GTCACTGATTGTGAGTTGATTCCTGGAGGGCGTAACATCAGGGTAACCGAGGAGAATAAGCACGAATATGTGAACCGGGTAGCAGAACATCGTTTGACCACTGCAATTAGGCCTCAGATTAATGCATTCATGGAAGGATTTGATGAACTAGTTCCAAGGGAGCTGATATCTATCTTTAACGACAAAGAGCTTGAACTTCTAATCAGTGGTCTTCCAGATATTGACT TGGATGATTTAAAAGCAAATACAGAATATTCTGGCTACAGCATAGCTTCTCCGGTCATTCAGTGGTTCTGGGAAATCGTCCAAGGGTTCAGCAAGGAAGACAAAGCTCGATTCCTCCAGTTTGTGACTGGCACTTCAAAG GTACCTCTTGAGGGTTTCAGTGCACTCCAAGGAATCTCTGGGCCACAACGGTTTCAGATACACAAGGCCTACGGCAGCACCAACCACCTGCCTTCAGCTCATACTTG CTTTAACCAACTTGACTTGCCTGAGTACACATCCAAAGAGCAGCTCCAGGAGAGGTTACTATTGGCTATTCATGAAGCAAATGAAGGTTTTGGATTTGGTTAA
- the LOC133904308 gene encoding protein MAIN-LIKE 1-like: MAVTLRDVAMLTGLPIRGAPLIVSRPAREQWKGYVADRFGVQYDRKDAGLSMSWVHGLTQFGPCPLDADENTLMQHYKVYLYVLLGGIMFCNTAGDYVVPHIVWLAAHLASHPYEPTSYS, translated from the exons atggcagTAACActgagggacgtggccatgctgaccgggctgccaatcaggggtgccccgttaatagtttcgcgacccgcaagggagcagtggaagggttatgttgcggatag gtttggtgtgcaatacgacaggaaggatgctggcctctccatgtcctgggttcatgggctgacacagttcggtccatgcccactggATGCGGACGAGAATACACTTATGCAACACTATAAGGTGTACTTATACGTCCTgctcggaggcatcatgttctgcaacacggcaggcgattatgtcgtcccacatattgtatggttagcagcccacctcgcgtcacatccttatgagcctacatcttacagttga